ACCTTTACAGAAGCTAGATTAAGGGCATTGATGACTATAAAAAAGAATAAACTGGAAACCCAAAGTGGTATTTCCGGCCACCAAAAGTGGATATAATGCCCGATTGCCGTGAGTTCCGCCATACTTACCAGAATATAGAGAATCCAGTAGTTCCATCCGGAAGCAAATCCCGGGAAATTTCCCCAATATTTGTAGGCAAAGTAGCTAAAACTTCCCGATACGGGTTCCTGAACTACCATTTCACCAAGCTGACGCATAATAAAAAAGGCGATAATTCCAGCCAGGGCATAGCCTAAGATTACGGATGGTCCTGCCAGTACTGCAGCGGGTCCGATTCCTAGAAATAACCCTGTTCCTATGGCACCTCCAAGGGCAATTAATTGTATGTGTCGGTTTGTTAATCCTCTAACTAAAGTCTCGTTTTGTCCTGTTTTATTTTCGTTGCTCATTGAATGAATTATTCGGTCGCTAAATATATAAAAACTTTTCAGAGAAATTCACATTCCATGGGGCAAATTGACAATTTGTAATTCACGAGACAAGAAAAAACCTTAACAATTTGCTAAGGCCTTTTCTGAGTATAAATATAAAATCGTTGATCTTTTTTTATTGAAATTGGTTTTAAAATTCTTTTTCGTAGAAATGTTCAACAATTTGCAAAAATTCTTTTCAGCAGTTTCATCTATTTAACAAAATTAAAGAAGTTGTATTAATGAATTTCGCTGTAGATTTCCAGCAATTCAACAAGATTGGTGATCTTTAATTTTTGATAAACCCTTCTTTTATAAGTTCCTACGGTAGATTCTTCAATATCAAGAGCATTGGCGATTTCAAGATTCCCATTTCCTTTTGCCAGCAGATTAAAAACCTGCAGTTCTCTCTCTGATAAATTCTCAATGGCTTTTCGTTTTTTATTTCCTTTCAGCAATTCATTCAATATCTCTGGAGTGTAATACTGTCCATCTTTAAAGAGCGCCTCAACAGCTTTGACAAAATTTTCGGGATCACTTTGCTTATTCAAAAAACCGTTTGCTCCTTCTTCAATGTATTGCAACGCAATATTTTCTTTATAGGATGTAAATATTAAGATGAGTGTCTCTTCAGCAATTGCTTTTATCTCTTTCACCATTGATTTGAAAATGCTTCCCGGAAGTTCAATATCAAGAATAACCAGATCATATTTTTCCGATTGTATTTTCTGTTTTACCTCATCATAGGTTTCTGCAAAATCGACCTCAAAATGGTTAAAATTTTTCTCCAGGATCATCGCGGTTCCAATTCTTACCACATGATGGTCATCTGCAATGAGTATTTTTTTCGTCATATTTTAATAAAGATTTTAATGGTGGTTCCTTTCGGAGTATTTTTATGAAAAGTCATTTCGGAATTAATTTTCATGAGCAGCTGAACAACCATATGAAGACCTAACCCATAGTTTTTGAAAATCATATGTTCATCATTTTCCTTTTTCTTAAAGAGCCCAGAATAGTAAATTCTTTGTTCATCAGACATTCCGTTCCCTGTATCTGAAATATTGATTTCCAAATGGGACGCTGTGGAAGCCGATGTAATGGTAATTTCTCCGTCTGAAGTATTTTTAACCGCATTATCAATGATATTGTGAAAAACTGCAAGAAGAATGTTTTTATTGAGCTGTGTTCTCAACTGGTGATCACAAAAGTTGTAGATAAATGTATTTTTCTGCGCCGCAATTTCTTCAAACAGCAATCTTTTGGTTTCAATCAGATCGTAAATAGAGTATTCTTCATTGGCTGTATTTTCCTGCTTATACAGTTCGGTATATTCTTTAAGGCTTAACGTAAATTTATACAGCTGTTCGGAAGTTTTGTAAATACTGTCAAAATATTTTTTCTGTGTCTTCAAATCCTGAGACTGGTTGAGTTCCTGAGAAAGGAGGGCAATAAATTTCACAGGTGTGGTAATATCATGACTGATACTTTCTACCAGTTTTTTTTGATAGTCGGACTCGTTTTTAAGTTTGTTATTCGTTTCAAGAAGTTCTTTGTCTTTATGGACAAGGGTATTTTTCAGAACTTTATTTTTCAGTCTTAAAAAATTAGTCCTGATCTGTACAATTACCAAAACAATGAAAATAATTATCCCAGCGATCAGTATTTTAAAGATAAGCGTCTGATAAAAATAGGGTTCTACTTCTACAGGAATGGTTTTATACATAAATTTCCCTGTTTCAGAAGATAAAAACCGAACGAGAAGATTGTAGGTTCCAGGATCTATATTGGCCAACCGGAATGTTTTATCACTTTTAATATTTATCCATGAGCTGTCTTCATTGTCAAGCTTAGCCTGTAAATAAATATTTTCCAAATCGGAATAGTAAGGAACATCTATATAGATTTCTGCATTTTTATACCCTCGTTCCAGAAAGAGTTTATCTTTCACCTGAATCATCTTTCCTTTTATCTTTGCTCTTTCCAGATGTATGTCTTCAAGCCGGGGATAATACGTTTTTACATTTTCAGGATTAAAAAATACGAATCCCTCCATGGAAGGAAATACAAACTGTCCATCTTTCAGAATGTGGGCACAGGGATTTGCACTTCCGTTGAATTCATTATTTAACAGCCCTTGTTTTTTGGTGTATCGGTAATAAGTGAGATCTCCTTTCGGATCTTTTATATATTGTAAAAGTATATTTTTATTGATTTTAAACAATCCGTTATTGGACGAGATCCACAGATTGGAATTCTTATCTTCCAACAGATAATGGGCATTCGCCAGGAAATCATTTTTATCAGACGGAACCCTGATTACCTTTTGATCTTTTATTAAGTAAAGCCCTCTATTGTATGTGGTAAACCATATACTTCCTTCTTTTGTCCTTATCATTTGTTTTATCGGAAGACCTTTTCCGATAAGCTTCACCACTTTATTCGCGGTAAGAGAATACACATATATTCCACCGCTGCTTCCCAGATAGAGAAAATTTTTATCATATCGGAGAACAGCATCTATATTATCTTTACAGGGAATGATTCTTTCAATTTCTTTAAAATGATCTTTCTTAAACAG
This region of Chryseobacterium culicis genomic DNA includes:
- a CDS encoding sensor histidine kinase, which codes for MKLLYFISLLFFLSVNGQSYTTQWYNMDNGLPQNSIKDIVKDKYGFIWLSMEGRIVRYDGSNFVEYKNFKLKNLSFGDFSGSIQKDSIAVFNASEKDVLMISHRSPHIISSRLISRSGNRTDNKIYKQIFKNNFTVRYVSIVNSFFIHLNTGSYYFEKNGIIYIEKKNKKRTEIDLTFSQSRLNRLFVHGDYVFVADAENKKILQLCQGKYSYINAPSVYTDPETKIYWQQITGQVFIISHGKIYRSEFSDGKLKLTYLLEYKDIDKDISGAMFYDEAARKLYIGSSIHGLKILSLSDFSVSRKNLPYQDEVCYAALPYGDNSVLTSEGIRYYQNTSERLYPAPQSYDKRYILEDNAGNLVYRENNSIYIRYKNSGFTKYDSISFKNKELDGLYKSGALYMASFVSGKGSYLYLFKKDHFKEIERIIPCKDNIDAVLRYDKNFLYLGSSGGIYVYSLTANKVVKLIGKGLPIKQMIRTKEGSIWFTTYNRGLYLIKDQKVIRVPSDKNDFLANAHYLLEDKNSNLWISSNNGLFKINKNILLQYIKDPKGDLTYYRYTKKQGLLNNEFNGSANPCAHILKDGQFVFPSMEGFVFFNPENVKTYYPRLEDIHLERAKIKGKMIQVKDKLFLERGYKNAEIYIDVPYYSDLENIYLQAKLDNEDSSWINIKSDKTFRLANIDPGTYNLLVRFLSSETGKFMYKTIPVEVEPYFYQTLIFKILIAGIIIFIVLVIVQIRTNFLRLKNKVLKNTLVHKDKELLETNNKLKNESDYQKKLVESISHDITTPVKFIALLSQELNQSQDLKTQKKYFDSIYKTSEQLYKFTLSLKEYTELYKQENTANEEYSIYDLIETKRLLFEEIAAQKNTFIYNFCDHQLRTQLNKNILLAVFHNIIDNAVKNTSDGEITITSASTASHLEINISDTGNGMSDEQRIYYSGLFKKKENDEHMIFKNYGLGLHMVVQLLMKINSEMTFHKNTPKGTTIKIFIKI
- a CDS encoding response regulator transcription factor yields the protein MTKKILIADDHHVVRIGTAMILEKNFNHFEVDFAETYDEVKQKIQSEKYDLVILDIELPGSIFKSMVKEIKAIAEETLILIFTSYKENIALQYIEEGANGFLNKQSDPENFVKAVEALFKDGQYYTPEILNELLKGNKKRKAIENLSERELQVFNLLAKGNGNLEIANALDIEESTVGTYKRRVYQKLKITNLVELLEIYSEIH